Proteins from a genomic interval of Odontesthes bonariensis isolate fOdoBon6 chromosome 7, fOdoBon6.hap1, whole genome shotgun sequence:
- the LOC142383663 gene encoding bromodomain-containing protein 1-like isoform X5: MKRKGRNHRPAVLKRESSPIKPSPNRETLTYAQAQRMVELEVDGRVHRLSIYEKLDVITDDDPTAQEIMECNSNKENNEKPQQVLVRSVRLKNNQQKKNAALIASHGCGTGCLLEPRVRTVEYNLPVVPKRSAAYYKYAERTAEELDEEVEYDMDEEDYAWLELINEKRKSEGISQVSHNLFEFLMDRFEKESHFATQGQNHLQSLVDEDAVCCICMDGDGADSNVILFCDSCNIPVHQECYGVPYIPEGQWLCRHCLQCPSRPAECLFCPNQGGALKKTDDDRWGHVACALWVPEVGFSDTVFIEPIDGVRNIPPARWKLTCYLCKAKGAGACIQCDKINCYTAFHVSCAQKAGLYMKMEPVKEVTTSGATVFSVKKTAFCCSHTPEGCDRRPLNIYENHHPKNGACHKRADKRGKARSKGWQKKKIKRTELVPEPEAVTPTNSGPSITVSSFDTILNQVAVQRKRLFVERVLSYWVMKRQSRNNVPLIRRLQANPQPSKDKQMDRKETNQALKEQLKEWHRLRHDLERARLLLELIRKREKLKREEMKLQQSVLEVQLTPFNILLRAVLSQLQEKDQYSIFAQPVNIKEVPDYLDHIKDPMDFSTMRKRIDAHDYRSLDDFEADFNLIITNCMTYNAKDTFFYKAAQRMLDHGGVILRRARREADRIGFDFPSGLHLPEVPKLEAPPSFSWEDVDRLLSPTYRQVTPLEDQLKELLEKLDLSTAMKHSPSRSKRLKLLKKTIMEVRYEISLKKSLPPPPPSSSDRIPPPSELKEKQSPEPLTDPCMPQEDKSLHSPTLELLTSLSQNESSPSNSEHPSLKPVKPFSDQTPMELDDGTNTSTSVPMDSPSGHIPDQPLPNGDIHIEASDTCNRRTNILFRKSKSASPQKPPKTQDVSAVSPPPLGAKTFLSVVIPRLETLLLPKKRTRSTSADCEEDEETPIKRLGTGIANGFVVEEDVVSPSPRLLEPRRRCASESSISSSSSILCSTSTVIMSKSGKGRPAVARRSTVDDKSTLMTCIENGDITKAAKIPSVSFLES; this comes from the exons atgaaaagaaaaggccGAAACCACCGCCCAGCTGTGCTAAAGAGGGAGTCTTCTCCCATCAAGCCATCACCCAACAGGGAGACGCTTACTTATGCACAAGCGCAGCGGATGGTTGAGCTGGAGGTAGATGGCAGGGTGCATCGGCTCAGCATCTATGAAAAGCTGGATGTCATCACTGATGATGATCCCACAGCCCAGGAGATCATGGAGTGCAACAGCAACAAGGAGAACAACGAGAAGCCCCAGCAGGTCCTGGTTCGCTCTGTGCGCCTGAAAAATAACCAGCAGAAGAAGAATGCTGCTCTCATCGCCTCGCATGGTTGCGGCACTGGTTGCCTTTTGGAGCCGAGGGTTAGAACGGTCGAATACAATCTGCCAGTAGTGCCGAAGAGGTCGGCAGCATATTACAAATACGctgagaggacagcagaggagctgGATGAGGAGGTGGAGTATGACATGGATGAGGAAGACTACGCCTGGCTGGAGCTTATTAATGAGAAAAGGAAGAGTGAGGGTATCAGCCAGGTGTCACATAACCTGTTTGAGTTCCTCATGGACCGTTTCGAGAAGGAGTCGCATTTCGCCACACAAGGTCAGAACCACCTCCAGTCGCTGGTAGATGAGGATGCCGTTTGTTGCATCtgcatggatggagatggagcagATAGTAATGTCATCCTCTTCTGTGACTCCTGTAATATTCCAGTGCACCAGGAGTGTTACGGTGTGCCGTACATCCCTGAGGGTCAGTGGTTGTGCCGTCACTGCCTACAGTGTCCATCACGGCCAGCTGAATGCCTCTTCTGCCCCAACCAAGGAGGAGCTCTGAAGAAGACAGACGATGACCGCTGGGGCCATGTAGCATGTGCTCTGTGGGTGCCTGAAGTTGGATTCTCTGACACAGTTTTCATTGAGCCCATCGATGGCGTCCGCAACATCCCACCGGCCCGCTGGAAGCTCACATGCTACCTGTGTAAGGCGAAGGGTGCAGGAGCTTGCATCCAGTGCGACAAGATCAACTGTTATACTGCCTTCCACGTAAGCTGTGCCCAAAAGGCTGGCCTCTACATGAAGATGGAGCCTGTCAAAGAGGTGACTACATCCGGCGCCACCGTCttctctgtaaaaaaaactgcCTTCTGCTGCAGTCACACACCTGAAGGCTGTGACCGCAGGCCTCTCAACATCTATGAGAACCATCACCCCAAAAATGGAGCCTGTCACAAGCGGGCTGACAAGAGGGGGAAGGCTCGCTCTAAGGGCTGGCAGAAGAAAAAGATTAAGAGAACAGAGCTAGTACCAGAACCAGAAGCTGTGACGCCAACCAACTCTGGGCCGAGCATCACTGTGTCAAG TTTTGACACCATCCTGAACCAGGTAGCAGTTCAGAGGAAGCGTCTATTTGTTGAGAGGGTGCTGAGCTACTGGGTAATGAAGAGGCAATCAAGAAACAATGTGCCCCTGATCCGTCGACTACAGGCTAACCCTCAGCCATCTAAAGACAAGCAGATG GACCGCAAGGAGACCAACCAGGCACTGAAGGAGCAGTTGAAAGAGTGGCACCGCCTACGCCATGACCTCGAGCGAGCCCGTCTGCTGCTGGAACTTATTAGGAAGAGAGAGAAGCTGAAGAGAGAGGAG aTGAAGCTCCAGCAGTCGGTGCTGGAAGTCCAGCTGACCCCCTTCAACATCCTGCTGAGGGCTGTGCTCAGTCAGCTGCAGGAGAAGGACCAGTACAGCATCTTTGCTCAGCCTGTCAACATTAAGGAG GTCCCTGACTACCTGGACCACATCAAGGATCCAATGGACTTCTCTACCATGAGGAAAAGAATCGATGCTCATGACTACAGGAGCTTGGATGATTTTGAAGCTGACTTCAACCTCATAATCACTAACTGCATGACATACAATGCCAAGGACACATTCTTCTATAAGGCAGCTCAGCGGATGCTGGATCACGGAGGGGTCATCCTCCGCAGGGCCCGCAGAGAGGCTGATAGGATCGGTTTTGACTTTCCCAGTGGGTTGCACTTGCCTGAGGTACCGAAACTAGAGGCACCACCTTCCTTCTCCTGGGAGGACG TGGACCGCCTTCTAAGCCCCACCTACCGTCAGGTGACACCTTTGGAGGATCAACTGAAGGAGCTTCTGGAGAAGCTTGACCTGAGCACTGCCATGAAGCACAGCCCATCCCGCAGCAAGAGGCTCAAGCTGCTCAAAAAGACCATCATGGAAGTCCGTTACGAGATAAGCCTGAAGAAGTCCCTCCCACCACCACCTCCCTCCTCTTCAGATCGCATCCCACCCCCCTCTGAGTTGAAAGAGAAGCAATCACCTGAACCCCTAACAGACCCTTGCATGCCACAAGAGGACAAGTCTTTACATTCGCCAACGTTAGAGCTGTTAACCTCACTGTCCCAAAATGAAAGCTCACCCAGCAACTCAGAACATCCCTCTCTGAAGCCAGTCAAACCCTTTTCAGACCAGACTCCCATGGAGCTTGATGACGGCACCAACACATCTACCTCAGTGCCCATGGATTCCCCCAGTGGGCACATTCCAGACCAGCCGCTTCCCAATGGCGACATTCACATAGAAGCCTCTGACACCTGCAACCGACGGACCAACATCTTATTCCGCAAATCCAAGAGTGCCAGCCCACAGAAACCACCCAAAACCCAAGATGTATCTGCTGTGTCACCGCCGCCCCTTGGAGCAAAAACTTTCCTGTCTGTGGTGATCCCTCGACTGGAGACCCTCCTCTTGCCGAAGAAAAGAACACGGAGCACCAGCGCTGACtgtgaggaggatgaggagacgCCCATCAAACGTCTCGGCACAG GAATTGCAAATGGATTTGTGGTGGAGGAAGATGTGGTCTCACCATCTCCTCGCCTGCTGGAGCCACGTCGCCGCTGTGCCTCAGAGTCCAGCATAtcatccagcagcagcatcctCTGCAGCACgag TACTGTCATCATGTCTAAAAGTGGTAAAGGGCGACCAGCTGTGGCTCGACGAAGCACCGTGGATGACAAAAGTACTCTGATGACCTGCATAGAGAATGGAGACATCACCAAAGCAGCCAAGATCCCTTCAG TCTCATTTCTGGAATCATGA
- the LOC142383663 gene encoding bromodomain-containing protein 1-like isoform X4: MKRKGRNHRPAVLKRESSPIKPSPNRETLTYAQAQRMVELEVDGRVHRLSIYEKLDVITDDDPTAQEIMECNSNKENNEKPQQVLVRSVRLKNNQQKKNAALIASHGCGTGCLLEPRVRTVEYNLPVVPKRSAAYYKYAERTAEELDEEVEYDMDEEDYAWLELINEKRKSEGISQVSHNLFEFLMDRFEKESHFATQGQNHLQSLVDEDAVCCICMDGDGADSNVILFCDSCNIPVHQECYGVPYIPEGQWLCRHCLQCPSRPAECLFCPNQGGALKKTDDDRWGHVACALWVPEVGFSDTVFIEPIDGVRNIPPARWKLTCYLCKAKGAGACIQCDKINCYTAFHVSCAQKAGLYMKMEPVKEVTTSGATVFSVKKTAFCCSHTPEGCDRRPLNIYENHHPKNGACHKRADKRGKARSKGWQKKKIKRTELVPEPEAVTPTNSGPSITVSSFDTILNQVAVQRKRLFVERVLSYWVMKRQSRNNVPLIRRLQANPQPSKDKQMDRKETNQALKEQLKEWHRLRHDLERARLLLELIRKREKLKREEMKLQQSVLEVQLTPFNILLRAVLSQLQEKDQYSIFAQPVNIKEVPDYLDHIKDPMDFSTMRKRIDAHDYRSLDDFEADFNLIITNCMTYNAKDTFFYKAAQRMLDHGGVILRRARREADRIGFDFPSGLHLPEVPKLEAPPSFSWEDVDRLLSPTYRQVTPLEDQLKELLEKLDLSTAMKHSPSRSKRLKLLKKTIMEVRYEISLKKSLPPPPPSSSDRIPPPSELKEKQSPEPLTDPCMPQEDKSLHSPTLELLTSLSQNESSPSNSEHPSLKPVKPFSDQTPMELDDGTNTSTSVPMDSPSGHIPDQPLPNGDIHIEASDTCNRRTNILFRKSKSASPQKPPKTQDVSAVSPPPLGAKTFLSVVIPRLETLLLPKKRTRSTSADCEEDEETPIKRLGTGIANGFVVEEDVVSPSPRLLEPRRRCASESSISSSSSILCSTSTVIMSKSGKGRPAVARRSTVDDKSTLMTCIENGDITKAAKIPSDPTLIQLVELAYKNVDGV; this comes from the exons atgaaaagaaaaggccGAAACCACCGCCCAGCTGTGCTAAAGAGGGAGTCTTCTCCCATCAAGCCATCACCCAACAGGGAGACGCTTACTTATGCACAAGCGCAGCGGATGGTTGAGCTGGAGGTAGATGGCAGGGTGCATCGGCTCAGCATCTATGAAAAGCTGGATGTCATCACTGATGATGATCCCACAGCCCAGGAGATCATGGAGTGCAACAGCAACAAGGAGAACAACGAGAAGCCCCAGCAGGTCCTGGTTCGCTCTGTGCGCCTGAAAAATAACCAGCAGAAGAAGAATGCTGCTCTCATCGCCTCGCATGGTTGCGGCACTGGTTGCCTTTTGGAGCCGAGGGTTAGAACGGTCGAATACAATCTGCCAGTAGTGCCGAAGAGGTCGGCAGCATATTACAAATACGctgagaggacagcagaggagctgGATGAGGAGGTGGAGTATGACATGGATGAGGAAGACTACGCCTGGCTGGAGCTTATTAATGAGAAAAGGAAGAGTGAGGGTATCAGCCAGGTGTCACATAACCTGTTTGAGTTCCTCATGGACCGTTTCGAGAAGGAGTCGCATTTCGCCACACAAGGTCAGAACCACCTCCAGTCGCTGGTAGATGAGGATGCCGTTTGTTGCATCtgcatggatggagatggagcagATAGTAATGTCATCCTCTTCTGTGACTCCTGTAATATTCCAGTGCACCAGGAGTGTTACGGTGTGCCGTACATCCCTGAGGGTCAGTGGTTGTGCCGTCACTGCCTACAGTGTCCATCACGGCCAGCTGAATGCCTCTTCTGCCCCAACCAAGGAGGAGCTCTGAAGAAGACAGACGATGACCGCTGGGGCCATGTAGCATGTGCTCTGTGGGTGCCTGAAGTTGGATTCTCTGACACAGTTTTCATTGAGCCCATCGATGGCGTCCGCAACATCCCACCGGCCCGCTGGAAGCTCACATGCTACCTGTGTAAGGCGAAGGGTGCAGGAGCTTGCATCCAGTGCGACAAGATCAACTGTTATACTGCCTTCCACGTAAGCTGTGCCCAAAAGGCTGGCCTCTACATGAAGATGGAGCCTGTCAAAGAGGTGACTACATCCGGCGCCACCGTCttctctgtaaaaaaaactgcCTTCTGCTGCAGTCACACACCTGAAGGCTGTGACCGCAGGCCTCTCAACATCTATGAGAACCATCACCCCAAAAATGGAGCCTGTCACAAGCGGGCTGACAAGAGGGGGAAGGCTCGCTCTAAGGGCTGGCAGAAGAAAAAGATTAAGAGAACAGAGCTAGTACCAGAACCAGAAGCTGTGACGCCAACCAACTCTGGGCCGAGCATCACTGTGTCAAG TTTTGACACCATCCTGAACCAGGTAGCAGTTCAGAGGAAGCGTCTATTTGTTGAGAGGGTGCTGAGCTACTGGGTAATGAAGAGGCAATCAAGAAACAATGTGCCCCTGATCCGTCGACTACAGGCTAACCCTCAGCCATCTAAAGACAAGCAGATG GACCGCAAGGAGACCAACCAGGCACTGAAGGAGCAGTTGAAAGAGTGGCACCGCCTACGCCATGACCTCGAGCGAGCCCGTCTGCTGCTGGAACTTATTAGGAAGAGAGAGAAGCTGAAGAGAGAGGAG aTGAAGCTCCAGCAGTCGGTGCTGGAAGTCCAGCTGACCCCCTTCAACATCCTGCTGAGGGCTGTGCTCAGTCAGCTGCAGGAGAAGGACCAGTACAGCATCTTTGCTCAGCCTGTCAACATTAAGGAG GTCCCTGACTACCTGGACCACATCAAGGATCCAATGGACTTCTCTACCATGAGGAAAAGAATCGATGCTCATGACTACAGGAGCTTGGATGATTTTGAAGCTGACTTCAACCTCATAATCACTAACTGCATGACATACAATGCCAAGGACACATTCTTCTATAAGGCAGCTCAGCGGATGCTGGATCACGGAGGGGTCATCCTCCGCAGGGCCCGCAGAGAGGCTGATAGGATCGGTTTTGACTTTCCCAGTGGGTTGCACTTGCCTGAGGTACCGAAACTAGAGGCACCACCTTCCTTCTCCTGGGAGGACG TGGACCGCCTTCTAAGCCCCACCTACCGTCAGGTGACACCTTTGGAGGATCAACTGAAGGAGCTTCTGGAGAAGCTTGACCTGAGCACTGCCATGAAGCACAGCCCATCCCGCAGCAAGAGGCTCAAGCTGCTCAAAAAGACCATCATGGAAGTCCGTTACGAGATAAGCCTGAAGAAGTCCCTCCCACCACCACCTCCCTCCTCTTCAGATCGCATCCCACCCCCCTCTGAGTTGAAAGAGAAGCAATCACCTGAACCCCTAACAGACCCTTGCATGCCACAAGAGGACAAGTCTTTACATTCGCCAACGTTAGAGCTGTTAACCTCACTGTCCCAAAATGAAAGCTCACCCAGCAACTCAGAACATCCCTCTCTGAAGCCAGTCAAACCCTTTTCAGACCAGACTCCCATGGAGCTTGATGACGGCACCAACACATCTACCTCAGTGCCCATGGATTCCCCCAGTGGGCACATTCCAGACCAGCCGCTTCCCAATGGCGACATTCACATAGAAGCCTCTGACACCTGCAACCGACGGACCAACATCTTATTCCGCAAATCCAAGAGTGCCAGCCCACAGAAACCACCCAAAACCCAAGATGTATCTGCTGTGTCACCGCCGCCCCTTGGAGCAAAAACTTTCCTGTCTGTGGTGATCCCTCGACTGGAGACCCTCCTCTTGCCGAAGAAAAGAACACGGAGCACCAGCGCTGACtgtgaggaggatgaggagacgCCCATCAAACGTCTCGGCACAG GAATTGCAAATGGATTTGTGGTGGAGGAAGATGTGGTCTCACCATCTCCTCGCCTGCTGGAGCCACGTCGCCGCTGTGCCTCAGAGTCCAGCATAtcatccagcagcagcatcctCTGCAGCACgag TACTGTCATCATGTCTAAAAGTGGTAAAGGGCGACCAGCTGTGGCTCGACGAAGCACCGTGGATGACAAAAGTACTCTGATGACCTGCATAGAGAATGGAGACATCACCAAAGCAGCCAAGATCCCTTCAG ACCCGACACTGATTCAGCTTGTTGAATTGGCCTATAAAAACGTTGATGGAGTCTGA